One window from the genome of Kluyveromyces marxianus DMKU3-1042 DNA, complete genome, chromosome 3 encodes:
- the HEM1 gene encoding 5-aminolevulinate synthase — MESVVRQSARVCPFMKSATGSVQNVKALKNANLPAIAQKCPFMGRAMEQRRAYASASGSGAGSGAGAAAAASPAAVEARNASTASADATVLDHATNEASFDYQGLFESELARKRMDKSYRYFNNINRLAKEFPMAHRQQEDDKVTVWCSNDYLALSKNQEVIDVMKKILDKYGAGAGGTRNIAGHNKHALQLEAEIAALHKKEGALVFSSCFVANDAVISLLGQKIKDLVIFSDELNHASMIVGIKHAYTKKHIFKHNNLEELEKLLAMYPKSTPKLIAFESVYSMSGSVSDINKICDLAEKYGALTFLDEVHAVGLYGPHGAGVAEHCNFEAHRKAGIASPEFRTVMDRVDMITGTLGKSFGTVGGYVAASLKLIDWLRSYAPGFIFTTSLPPSVMAGAAEAIRYQRSHLDLRQDQQKHTTYVKEGLSDLGIPVMPNPSHIVPVLVGNPHLAKEASDILMHKHRIYVQAINFPTVSRGTERLRITPTPGHTNDLSDILLDAMEDVWSTLQLPRVRDWEAQGGLLGVGDPNHSPEPNLWTEEQLSLSNDDLNPNVKHPIIEQLEVSSGIRY; from the coding sequence ATGGAGTCTGTTGTTCGTCAATCTGCAAGGGTTTGTCCCTTCATGAAGTCTGCTACAGGGTCTGTGCAGAATGTGAAGGCTTTGAAAAACGCCAACTTGCCAGCTATTGCGCAAAAGTGTCCGTTTATGGGTCGTGCTATGGAGCAGCGTAGAGCATATGCGTCAGCATCCGGGTCAGGAGCTGGGTCAGGAGCTGgtgcagcagcagcggctTCTCCAGCAGCCGTTGAAGCGAGGAACGCAAGTACTGCTTCTGCAGATGCTACTGTTTTGGACCATGCTACCAATGAAGCTTCCTTTGACTACCAAGGATTATTTGAGTCTGAGTTGGCCAGAAAGAGAATGGACAAGTCGTATCGTtacttcaacaacatcaaccGTTTGGCAAAGGAATTCCCAATGGCCCACAGACAACAAGAGGACGATAAGGTCACTGTGTGGTGCTCCAACGATTACTTGGCTCTTTCCAAGAACCAAGAAGTCATCGAtgtgatgaagaaaatttTGGACAAGTACGGTGCAGGTGCTGGTGGGACCAGAAATATCGCAGGTCACAACAAGCACGCGTTGCAGCTAGAAGCAGAAATCGCAGCCTTGCACAAAAAAGAGGGTGCGTTGGTGTTCTCCTCTTGTTTTGTCGCTAACGATGCCGTCATCTCGTTGCTCGGCCAGAAGATTAAGGATCTAGTCATCTTTTCCGATGAGCTGAACCATGCCTCCATGATCGTGGGTATTAAACACGCCTACACCAAGAAGCATATCTTCAAGCACAATAActtggaagaattggaaaaattgCTAGCCATGTACCCAAAGTCCACTCCGAAATTAATCGCCTTTGAATCTGTTTACTCTATGTCTGGGTCCGTCTCTGATATCAATAAAATTTGCGACTTGGCAGAAAAATACGGTGCCTTGACTTTCTTGGATGAAGTTCACGCAGTTGGTTTGTACGGTCCACATGGTGCCGGTGTTGCAGAGCATTGTAACTTTGAAGCTCACCGCAAAGCTGGTATTGCATCCCCAGAATTCCGCACTGTCATGGACCGTGTCGACATGATCACCGGTACCTTGGGTAAATCTTTCGGTACTGTCGGTGGTTACGTTGCTGCTTCCTTAAAATTAATCGATTGGCTCAGATCTTACGCACCAGGATTCATCTTTACCACATCTCTACCACCATCCGTTATGGCGGGTGCCGCAGAGGCTATCAGATACCAACGTTCTCACTTGGACCTAAGACAAgaccaacaaaaacataCAACTTACGTCAAGGAGGGATTATCCGATCTGGGTATTCCAGTGATGCCAAACCCATCCCACATTGTCCCAGTTTTGGTTGGTAACCCTCATTTGGCTAAAGAGGCTTCGGATATCTTAATGCATAAACATCGTATCTACGTTCAAGCAATCAACTTCCCAACGGTTTCCAGAGGTACCGAACGTTTAAGAATTACTCCAACTCCTGGTCATACTAATGATTTGTCTGACATCTTGTTGGATGCTATGGAAGACGTTTGGTCAACCCTACAATTACCAAGAGTTCGTGACTGGGAAGCCCAGGGCGGCTTATTGGGTGTTGGTGATCCAAACCACAGCCCTGAACCAAACTTGTGGACTGAAGAACAATTATCTTTGTCTAACGATGACTTGAACCCAAATGTCAAACATCCAATAATAGAACAATTGGAAGTTTCTTCTGGTATTAGATATTGA
- the ACK1 gene encoding Ack1p, with protein sequence MASNQQRNVYDNFLNMYAPGHEPGRNVPYPVDDLPQNGGSGVSNNPFIDSNVPMRRQPVPAGATSQGGQIQQQQSFQQQQPEHQHQHEQHHHHQPAPPPSQQQPQQQPTERSAPPSRDLSEYSPEAIEFYRVYQQTINDANKFTKPVQLKWCETLLQYAFKPSFLIRYNINAERLKRDLKESEMSQNKRTILEHALRVLTKLTQLNYPPALYLLGTLYSHQPYIAIPKPMEIVNKNDAKALDYYRRAADLGHKEAMYRTGVCYEYGRGVDRSILGEHESLKLAQKYYETGALSKGDSSSMYKLGMFYLKGLATKSGEIVIEKDPMQALYWFRMAVKEIEIPNNPTGNSPTTLDSISPQAMMELGKIYGFEEIDDSTRQALLRNGISQNKVTAIKYYYRCAHEFDYSLAQYKLGHFYEFGEMGLPVIPKKSIAWYAKSSMNKTKPNPMAMVALSGWYLTGAEGVLKPNDKEAFKWVSRASALSDGKLSRAEYALAFYLEKGLGCYPNPQEAHKHYQIAARLGHPKAIEALGLAPRQ encoded by the coding sequence ATGGCAAGCAACCAGCAGAGGAACGTTTATGACAATTTTCTGAACATGTACGCGCCAGGGCACGAACCTGGGCGTAATGTACCGTACCCCGTGGATGATTTGCCGCAGAATGGTGGTTCCGGTGTCAGTAACAATCCGTTCATCGATTCTAATGTGCCTATGAGAAGGCAGCCTGTACCAGCAGGAGCAACATCCCAGGGAGGACAGatacagcagcaacagtcattccaacaacaacaaccagaacaccaacaccaacacGAACAGcaccatcaccatcaaccagcaccaccaccatcacaacaacaaccacagcagcagccaacCGAAAGAAGCGCACCACCATCCAGAGATTTATCGGAGTACTCTCCAGAAGCCATTGAGTTCTACAGAGTCTACCAGCAAACGATTAACGACGCAAACAAGTTCACCAAACCAGTTCAGTTGAAATGGTGCGAGACGCTTCTCCAGTACGCGTTCAAGCCATCGTTTTTGATCCGGTACAACATTAACGCAGAGCGATTGAAGCGGGACTTGAAAGAATCCGAGATGTCACAGAACAAACGTACCATATTGGAACACGCATTACGAGTGTTGACCAAATTGACGCAACTGAACTACCCTCCAGCCCTATATTTGTTGGGAACGCTCTATTCCCACCAGCCATACATCGCGATACCGAAACCGATGGAGATCGTGAATAAGAACGACGCCAAAGCCCTGGACTACTACCGTAGGGCTGCGGACTTGGGACACAAGGAAGCGATGTATCGTACTGGTGTGTGCTACGAATATGGTCGAGGCGTGGACAGGTCAATTCTGGGAGAACACGAGTCTCTCAAACTCGCGCAAAAGTACTACGAAACAGGAGCGCTCTCGAAAGGGGACTCTTCGTCCATGTACAAACTTGGAATGTTCTATCTGAAGGGGCTAGCTACGAAGTCCGGAGAAATTGTCATAGAAAAAGACCCGATGCAGGCGTTGTACTGGTTCAGGATGGCCGTGAAAGAGATAGAAATACCGAACAACCCAACGGGCAACTCCCCAACAACGCTGGACTCCATCTCACCCCAGGCAATGATGGAACTTGGGAAGATCTACGGGTTCGAAGAGATAGACGACTCCACCAGACAAGCGCTTCTGAGAAACGGAATATCTCAGAACAAGGTCACTGCCATCAAGTACTACTACAGATGCGCCCACGAATTCGACTACTCTTTGGCACAGTACAAACTGGGCCACTTTTACGAGTTCGGCGAGATGGGGCTTCCCGTAATACCGAAGAAGTCTATTGCGTGGTATGCCAAGAGCTCCATGAACAAGACAAAGCCAAACCCAATGGCCATGGTCGCGCTTAGCGGATGGTACCTAACGGGTGCTGAGGGTGTCCTCAAGCCAAATGACAAAGAAGCATTCAAATGGGTGTCACGTGCTTCCGCTCTTTCAGACGGAAAATTGTCCCGCGCCGAATACGCTCTAGCCTTTTACTTGGAGAAGGGTCTCGGTTGTTACCCAAACCCACAAGAGGCACACAAACACTACCAGATTGCTGCCAGGCTTGGTCATCCAAAGGCAATCGAGGCCTTGGGCCTGGCCCCAAGACAATAA
- the COX20 gene encoding Cox20p, translated as MVWPFSKKKSEEEKQVAQGTTTTSLSDAGADAKNELTNYSKGQKFLLEDTKPRFSSESSSVAAREQERASLKEAWDTINFSDVTVSKVLSIPCFRDAGIGGFTSMFVVGSVMFLYHKNPARAANWGVGGFMLGSIVGWEQCRMRRRRSFQIAAMAKQTVAAKEKPMLHPVKNIDFVKAEWDERNKQAKPWYKFW; from the coding sequence ATGGTGTGGCCGttttccaagaagaaaagcgAGGAGGAAAAGCAGGTGGCCCAAGGTACCACGACGACAAGCTTAAGCGATGCAGGTGCAGATGCAAAGAACGAACTGACGAACTACTCCAAGGGACAGAAGTTTTTGCTTGAGGACACGAAGCCACGGTTTAGCAGTGAGAGTAGCAGCGTTGCAGCGCGAGAACAGGAGCGTGCGTCGCTAAAAGAGGCGTGGGATACGATAAATTTCAGCGATGTTACGGTGAGCAAAGTGCTTTCAATTCCGTGCTTTAGAGACGCAGGGATTGGAGGGTTCACCTCGATGTTTGTTGTGGGATCGGTGATGTTTTTGTACCACAAGAATCCGGCGCGTGCGGCCAATTGGGGTGTCGGAGGCTTCATGCTCGGGTCTATTGTTGGTTGGGAGCAGTGTCGGATGCGCCGCAGGCGCAGTTTCCAGATCGCTGCGATGGCCAAGCAGACTGTTGCTGCCAAGGAGAAGCCCATGCTCCACCCAGTCAAGAACATCGACTTTGTCAAAGCCGAGTGGGACGAGCGCAACAAACAGGCCAAGCCGTGGTACAAGTTCTGGTGA
- a CDS encoding DODA-type extradiol aromatic ring-opening family dioxygenase, producing MSWFSKLFTNTAKPASAAMTLSPSTVGAATPVFFVSHGGPTFMYSDKEGGIMGGDYGAFKTVRKIGQTILQDIKPKFIVYVSAHWQSKADNLIEVSVPKSFGKSGLENPLIYDFYGFPQYMYQEQFHSECDISVANDIVNTINHSNTGLKAKLSERGIDHGVWVPLKIAFPNDDLVKNQIPLIQVSLTRNDYDFDSNFKLGELLAEYRSKGGVIIASGMTVHNLGDMRNPGPKPYNEEFTKLLNDILLTKQQNKLGKFKAILQDAKQKELLLKAHPSLEHFLPIIVALGAAEQNGDDVEKIKQLYNNSVESLGWGIYQFGDLL from the coding sequence ATGAGTTGGTTCAGTAAACTTTTCACGAACACGGCCAAACCAGCATCAGCAGCGATGACATTATCTCCAAGCACAGTAGGAGCAGCAACTCCGGTCTTTTTCGTTTCCCATGGTGGTCCCACATTTATGTACTCCGACAAAGAGGGAGGCATAATGGGAGGTGATTACGGTGCTTTCAAGACGGTGAGAAAAATTGGACAGACCATCTTGCAAGATATCAAGCCTAAGTTCATTGTGTATGTGAGTGCACACTGGCAATCCAAAGCGGACAATTTGATTGAAGTTTCTGTGCCCAAGAGCTTTGGTAAGTCTGGTTTGGAAAACCCATTGATCTACGATTTCTATGGTTTCCCTCAATACATGTACCAGGAGCAGTTCCACTCTGAATGTGACATCTCTGTCGCAAACGACATCGTGAACACCATTAACCACTCCAACACGGGGCTCAAGGCGAAGTTATCCGAACGTGGTATCGATCATGGTGTTTGGGTTCCATTGAAGATTGCGTTCCCCAACGATGATTTGGTTAAGAACCAGATCCCATTGATCCAGGTCTCTTTGACTCGTAACGATTACGACTTTGACAGCAACTTCAAGCTAGGAGAACTTCTAGCCGAGTACAGATCAAAGGGCGGTGTTATCATTGCCAGTGGTATGACTGTGCATAATTTGGGGGACATGCGTAATCCAGGTCCAAAGCCATACAACGAAGAATTCACCAAGTTGTTGAACGATATTTTGTTGACCAAGCAACAGAACAAATTGGGCAAATTCAAGGCTATTCTACAGGATGCCAAGCAAAAGGAATTGCTTTTGAAGGCTCACCCATCTCTTGAACACTTTTTGCCCATTATCGTTGCTCTGGGTGCCGCAGAACAAAATGGCGATGACGTCGAAAAGATCAAGCAATTGTACAACAATTCTGTAGAGAGTCTCGGGTGGGGTATATATCAATTTGGTGATCTACTATGA
- the IVY1 gene encoding Ivy1p, protein MDVSPERYAPHLSEFYSMMNGSDKTSGHIHKASPQVDHPKDFSAHPMDDVVSTSTSTQNNLRRPSSIRSGVSGFSITELHALVTKEDIKKTQGSMKSLVGKITKYSEKLNELAQFSTEIAFELEDMARLKGCSDLTADKFINASGLFHLVSNHDRIISNCCEEVVVKGLNQKVEKLDSDFKAEEITFKKQFKDQSIKLKLQERYSSAMAKRKIRNLVSYRENLTILQHQLDQLEMLKHDYYQKSYGMVEATCQGVLKDIATLARAQIEISENIARKGWSGGGLDNLIIDADDPFSTGNEDEADIDLTQLAQIPENASLDNSKSNMLTPKKQITPPFNDNLLNQSDELLSSPAQISNNEGNANSNIIDEKGNTNSNTKSHPHDSSHSNETENENAITQYPETQSVNSVRIDKDKGDFEEDNFDNSFSLPLTNTSNNKGISSSSINDSPLSADNILEATGELNINDQSSTFSN, encoded by the coding sequence ATGGATGTATCTCCGGAGAGATATGCTCCCCATCTCTCGGAATTCTACTCGATGATGAATGGCAGCGATAAGACGTCAGGACATATCCACAAGGCTTCTCCACAAGTTGATCACCCCAAGGATTTTAGTGCACACCCGATGGATGACGTGGTCTCGACGTCAACGTCCACACAGAACAATCTAAGAAGACCGTCGTCAATACGCTCAGGAGTCAGCGGATTCAGTATCACCGAACTCCATGCATTGGTAACGAAAGAGGATATCAAGAAGACCCAGGGCAGTATGAAGAGCCTTGTGGGTAAAATCACAAAGTACTCAGAGAAATTAAACGAGTTGGCCCAGTTCTCAACCGAGATAGCGTTTGAACTCGAAGACATGGCACGGTTGAAAGGATGCAGCGATCTTACGGCAGATAAGTTCATCAATGCAAGCGGACTCTTCCACCTCGTCTCAAACCATGATAGAATCATTTCAAACTGCTGCGAGGAAGTCGTCGTGAAGGGGCTAAATCAGAAGGTAGAAAAGCTAGACTCTGATTTCAAGGCCGAAGAAATTACCTTCAAGAAACAGTTCAAGGACCAGAGCATCAAGTTGAAGTTGCAGGAAAGGTATAGTTCGGCAATGGCAAAACGGAAAATACGGAACTTGGTGTCGTATCGCGAAAATCTAACAATTTTGCAGCATCAGTTGGACCAGCTAGAAATGTTAAAGCACGACTACTATCAGAAATCGTATGGAATGGTGGAGGCAACTTGTCAAGGCGTACTTAAAGACATAGCGACTTTAGCAAGGGCACAGATCGAAATTAGCGAAAATATCGCAAGAAAGGGTTGGTCAGGTGGAGGATTGGATAACTTAATTATCGATGCAGATGACCCCTTCAGCACTGGTaacgaagatgaagcaGACATAGATTTAACACAACTTGCACAAATACCAGAAAATGCATCCTTGGATAACTCAAAATCCAATATGTTGactccaaagaaacaaataaCCCCACCTTTTAACGACAATTTGCTAAATCAATCTGATGAGTTGCTAAGCTCTCCGGCTCAAATCAGTAACAATGAAGGAAATGCCAATAGCAATATCATTGACGAAAAGGGAAATACAAACAGCAATACGAAAAGCCATCCTCATGACTCAAGCCATAGCAATGAAaccgaaaatgaaaatgctATTACGCAGTACCCGGAAACCCAGTCGGTTAATTCAGTTAGGATAGATAAGGACAAAGGGGACTTTGAAGAGGATAACTTTGACAATTCGTTTTCCTTACCTCTAACAAATacttccaacaacaaaggCATTTCGTCATCAAGTATAAACGACTCTCCGCTGTCTGCTGATAACATATTAGAAGCTACCGGTGAACTAAATATCAATGACCAATCGAGTACATTTTCCAACTGA
- the MRPL28 gene encoding mitochondrial 54S ribosomal protein mL40 encodes MILSPASSKNVSKVVQPSLNFIRGKRTKSKGGLNPQAQRIITQLSVLSASRKQPKLLKLSREDLIKHDMIQACWSQYQRELREKRENQLRLQYEGMEKAMSLLEQVDPELYAMANAPETGKRFPLELRVPTEYPPNTVWYYDYKKKE; translated from the coding sequence ATGATCTTGAGTCCTGCCAGTAGTAAGAATGTGTCGAAGGTGGTGCAGCCATCTCTAAATTTTATTCGTGGTAAGAGAACGAAGTCAAAGGGAGGCTTGAACCCACAAGCCCAGAGGATTATCACACAATTATCGGTTCTATCTGCAAGCAGGAAACAACCGAAGCTTTTGAAGCTTTCGCGCGAAGATTTGATCAAGCATGACATGATCCAAGCATGCTGGTCGCAATACCAGAGAGAGttgagagaaaagagagaaaacCAGTTGAGACTACAGTACGAAGGTATGGAAAAGGCTATGAGTCTTTTGGAGCAAGTGGACCCAGAACTGTACGCAATGGCCAACGCTCCTGAGACTGGTAAAAGATTCCCATTGGAATTAAGGGTGCCAACAGAATATCCTCCAAACACTGTGTGGTACTATGactacaagaagaaggaataa
- the CGI121 gene encoding Cgi121p: MAEYTLTYRVPQFQEYTISLQKYANVSNADVLRSKLMELPFAFIDARTVISVEQISSAIYKALVESTYNRMRTKTLHSECILSLSPSSNIGDALKRFGIKEDSTNLIVIKIVKNGDDEPFDGKTSIVGDLVPVSDEQFVTTADIETIKNVCIQTKR, translated from the coding sequence ATGGCTGAATATACTTTGACATATAGAGTTCCTCAGTTCCAAGAATACACGATCAGTCTGCAAAAGTATGCCAATGTGTCCAATGCTGATGTCCTACGATCAAAATTAATGGAGCTTCCATTTGCATTCATCGACGCAAGAACTGTAATTTCAGTGGAACAAATAAGTAGTGCCATTTATAAAGCACTTGTGGAAAGTACCTATAATAGGATGAGGACTAAGACTTTGCATTCGGAATGTATTTTGTCTCTTTCACCTAGCTCCAATATTGGTGATGCCTTGAAAAGATTTGGTATAAAAGAGGACTCTACCAACCTTATCGTCATTAAAATAGTGAAAAATGGAGATGACGAGCCTTTTGATGGCAAAACCTCGATAGTGGGGGATCTAGTACCAGTGTCTGATGAACAATTTGTAACCACTGCAGATATTGAAACTATTAAAAATGTATGTATACAAACCAAAAGATAA
- the TFB3 gene encoding TFIIH/NER complex subunit TFB3 produces MDEDEKKDMCPICKTDRYLSPDMKFLINPECYHKICESCVDRIFSLGPAQCPYTGCDKILRRNKFKTQIFDDVGVEKEVDIRKRVFNVFNKTLEDFDYNQEEYDKYLEEVEDIIYNLDHGIDMEQTEERLRTYEELNKQLIMANLERSKQDIANFEQRQKFEKEMKLKKRMLEKQIEDEERANREWAKREIVNQLTVNDDAEEVIENVKKTVKLKKSSARRKLEELNKVLRNNPYMTMTNGRMKKKDNVPFTPFNGDRDLHKRYQLEENEYNDSFIRELQKKKEYIASGFRADFVYDRMLTEAFMGLGCLIKEELQSS; encoded by the coding sequence atggatgaagatgagaaGAAGGACATGTGTCCTATCTGTAAAACAGATAGATATCTCTCCCCAGATATGAAGTTTCTAATCAATCCAGAATGTTACCATAAGATATGTGAATCGTGCGTGGATCGTATATTCAGTCTTGGTCCAGCACAATGTCCTTATACAGGATGTGATAAGATATTGAGACGTAATAAATTTAAGACTCAAATTTTTGACGATGTAGGAGTTGAGAAAGAGGTAGACATCAGGAAACGTGTATTCAATGTGTTCAACAAGACACTAGAGGATTTTGATTACAACCAAGAGGAATACGACAAGTATCTTGAGGAGGTCGAAGATATCATTTATAATCTAGATCATGGGATTGATATGGAGCAAACGGAGGAAAGATTACGTACTTATGAAGAGTTAAACAAACAGTTGATCATGGCCAACTTAGAGCGGAGCAAGCAAGATATTGCTAACTTCGAACAGAGACAGAAATTCGAAAAGGAAATGAAGCTCAAGAAAAGGATGTTAGAAAAGCAGATCGAAGACGAGGAGAGAGCGAATAGAGAATGGGCTAAAAGAGAGATCGTAAATCAACTTACTGTAAATGACGATGCCGAAGAGGTGATAGAAAATGTTAAGAAGACTGTCAAGCTTAAAAAGTCTTCTGCGAGAAGAAAGCTTGAAGAACTAAATAAGGTATTGAGAAACAATCCTTACATGACTATGACTAATGGTagaatgaagaagaaggacaaTGTACCGTTCACTCCATTCAACGGTGATAGAGATTTGCATAAAAGATACCAATTGGAAGAGAATGAATATAATGATTCATTTATCAGAGaattacaaaagaaaaaagaatacataGCATCCGGTTTCAGAGCAGACTTTGTATACGATAGAATGTTAACAGAAGCCTTCATGGGTCTCGGTTGTTTGATTAAAGAAGAGCTACAATCCTCTTAA